The Bacteroides fragilis NCTC 9343 genome includes the window GTGAGTTAAGCTTAGAGCATTGATACTAAGATACAAAGAATCTGTGTTAATCCGTGTAATCCGTGGTGAACCCAAAAACGGTTCATTCTCCGAACAGGCCTCAATCCGGACGGTTTATTCCGCCGGATGCCGTTTCAGCCATGCGACGGCATACGAACACGTTGCTTTGGGCTTCAACCCCTGCGCAGAGGCATATTTATAAGTCGCTTCTACCAGTGCGGCCGCAATTCCCTTTCCTTCCAAGGGAGGAGGTACGATAGTGTGCATAATATCCAGTGCTCCATCTTCGACTTCATATTCCACAAAGGCAGTCATTCCATTCTTCTCCAATTCAAAACGATTCCGCTCCGGGCGGTGAATTACTTCATATTCTTCCATTTTCTAATCTCCTTTTTGTTTAGGTTAATATAGACTACATTATTTTTTTTTCTCTTTGCTCCACCCAGATCAGTTTCTTCACATCATATCCCCTGCGGGTGGCAGCATCCAGCAACTTCTTCTTAATCTCTTCCGGCAAAATTGGTGCACGGCTCAGTATCCATAAATATTTATCGGAACTGCTACCGATCAGAGCATAATTGTATTCGTCCTGATCTAATTCCAATACATAATAGTCTGAATAAAAAGACAGGAAAAACGATACTTTCAGTTTACCCGGTTGAGACGGATCGGGTATCTTAGCACGTCCTTCCGCTGTCTTACAAACATCATAGGGTTTCTTATGCTTACATCCCCGGTTCTCCACACGGACCGTCCCGTCGGGCATCAGCGTATAAGTGGCCGTCACCTCCGATAATCCTCTCTCAAAACGGTGGTCGAAACGGGCTATCTCATACCACGTACCCATGTAGCGGTGCAAATCCAATCGATCTACAACAGCATGATCCGTACCTTCGAAGAAATCTTCTATCGTCGGCTTCGCAAAGCGGAAGCCGGCCTCGAGCAAACGTGTGGGACGCACATTCTGTCCTGATGCCAGGAAGGAAGCTGCCTCACCATATCGCATCCGGAAGAACCAACGCGGTACGACCACCTTCATCCAGGCATGATAGCGTGCTGCCATTGCCTGAGTAAATGCATACTGTGAAACTTGTTGCGGAGCCACCAGGTTGAAAACTCCGCTTGCCTCTTCGTGCCTGATAATAAACTCCATCGCCCGACAAAGATCCTGAATAGCAATCCAGGGGAAAGGCTGTGTACCCGGACCGATCACACCGGCTACCCGCGTTATCCGGAGGGGACGAAGCATTTGTTCCATCGCCCCGCCATCGGGTGACAGCACAATGCCGAAGCGGGTGATTACCAGCCTTGTCTGCGACGGACAACGGCGGGCTTCTTTCTCCCATGCATAACAAAGTTCCGCCAGAAAGCCACTTCCCCGGGTATTGGTATATTCATCGAATGTACCCTCCTCTGGATAATATCCTACGGCAGAGGCGGAAATCATTAACCGCGGCTTCGTCTTTACTGCATCCATTGCCCGGATGATGCAGTGCGTCACCTTAATCCGGCTGTCATAAAGTTCTTTTTTGTATTCCGGTGTCCACCGCTTGCCAATGGGTGCTCCTGCCAGATTGATGATAACATCGCAATGTGACAGAGCCTGAATTAAATGCCCCGATGTGCCTTCACGGAACATAGGCCTCCCCAGAGGGACTACCCGGTGTCCCGCTTCTGTAAGGTACTCTGTAAGATGCTTGCCTATAAAACCGGAGGCCCCGCTTATTGCTATATTCATCTGTATTTCCTTTTTTTAGAAATATAACGCAGGGAAAGAGGGTAAAGTTCATCTCATGGTCATCTTCCTCAGATCTTCGAGCGAACCGTTGAATA containing:
- a CDS encoding TIGR01777 family oxidoreductase: MNIAISGASGFIGKHLTEYLTEAGHRVVPLGRPMFREGTSGHLIQALSHCDVIINLAGAPIGKRWTPEYKKELYDSRIKVTHCIIRAMDAVKTKPRLMISASAVGYYPEEGTFDEYTNTRGSGFLAELCYAWEKEARRCPSQTRLVITRFGIVLSPDGGAMEQMLRPLRITRVAGVIGPGTQPFPWIAIQDLCRAMEFIIRHEEASGVFNLVAPQQVSQYAFTQAMAARYHAWMKVVVPRWFFRMRYGEAASFLASGQNVRPTRLLEAGFRFAKPTIEDFFEGTDHAVVDRLDLHRYMGTWYEIARFDHRFERGLSEVTATYTLMPDGTVRVENRGCKHKKPYDVCKTAEGRAKIPDPSQPGKLKVSFFLSFYSDYYVLELDQDEYNYALIGSSSDKYLWILSRAPILPEEIKKKLLDAATRRGYDVKKLIWVEQREKKIM
- a CDS encoding GNAT family N-acetyltransferase — encoded protein: MEEYEVIHRPERNRFELEKNGMTAFVEYEVEDGALDIMHTIVPPPLEGKGIAAALVEATYKYASAQGLKPKATCSYAVAWLKRHPAE